A single genomic interval of Helianthus annuus cultivar XRQ/B chromosome 6, HanXRQr2.0-SUNRISE, whole genome shotgun sequence harbors:
- the LOC110871736 gene encoding uncharacterized protein LOC110871736, whose protein sequence is MDSGFYHDQTLSYGPNRHAISFQSSAIDSTSEMIMMGDYYRMDSNNNNNNASRSRMVFSGNSGMVNSSSGYAQIGNSCTSNVSDSVAGLKHDAGLAVEWSVEEQCKLEEGISKYADEPSIMKCVKIAATLRDKTVRDVALRCRWMTSKRRKHEELKLGRKLKDKKDKLLEFSSKPSVSSNSTLNVAPFSVTTSNRFQSGGIPLEALSISTRRLLEQNNQVLGQISANISALKLQDNVHLFSHAKNNLTAIINDLRYIPGPPLPVSLNTDRVNTLLATTCQTMTFGSLSRMHLKQEADY, encoded by the exons ATGGATTCTGGTTTTTACCATGATCAAACGTTGAGCTATGGACCGAATCGGCATGCTATATCGTTCCAGTCGAGTGCTATAGATAGCACAAGTGAGATGATCATGATGGGAGATTACTACAGGATggatagtaataataataataataatgcatcAAGGTCAAGGATGGTGTTTTCTGGGAATTCTGGTATGGTAAACAGTAGTTCAGGGTACGCGCAAATTGGGAATTCATGTACGTCTAACGTTTCGGATTCGGTTGCTGGGTTGAAGCATGATGCAGGGTTGGCTGTTGAATGGTCTGTTGAAGAACAGTGCAAGTTGGAAGAGGGAATTTCCAA ATATGCAGATGAGCCCAGCATTATGAAGTGTGTCAAGATTGCTGCTACATTGCGTGATAAAACTGTTCGCGATGTTGCCTTAAGGTGTAGGTGGATGACG AGTAAACGAAGGAAACATGAGGAGCTGAAGTTGGGCAGGAAGTTAAAAGATAAGAAG GATAAACTGCTGGAATTCTCATCGAAGCCAAGTGTATCATCAAATTCAACTTTGAATGTGGCTCCGTTTTCTGTCACCACGAGTAATCGGTTCCAGAGTGGTGGTATTCCTTTGGAAG CATTAAGCATCTCCACAAGGCGTCTTTTGGAACAAAACAACCAAGTTCTTGGTCAGATTTCGGCTAACATTTCTGCATTAAAA CTGCAGGACAATGTTCATCTTTTTAGTCACGCGAAGAACAATCTAACTGCTATCATAAACGA CTTGAGATACATTCCAGGGCCACCACTGCCTGTATCGTTAAACACAGATCGTGTTAATACCCTTCTGGCCACTACATGCCAG ACAATGACGTTTGGCTCACTAAGCAGAATGCATTTGAAGCAAGAGGCAGATTACTGA
- the LOC110873936 gene encoding protein FAR1-RELATED SEQUENCE 5-like, with protein sequence MESGDADIPTYQPVGNVQVSPNSGRRTFIPDVDDLIKPQMHMTFDSLENAFLFYQRYAKAGGFTARKGTQYEPRKGVILNKWFVCSKEGTKPLKAIDSTQEAGSSNVNSKSKITRRVPSIRTGCEACIRVKLITPDNLYVVYYFEESHNHSFVAEDDRYLLPENRSMNYVQEEAVNALSAINVGPVRAFNIMRTLYGGFDKVGATKVDFKNFKRDLNRYIAEYDADMVIKRLRRKKEFMPNFSMEYLTTAEGVLRALFWADGDTKRNFNIFGDVVSFDATYRRNKYNMMFVPFTGVDNHYRNVTLGAAIIGDETTETYSWLLNAFRQAFGRAPPVIVTDQDPAMRKAIQDTWPESRHRLCMWHIMEKLTTKVGANLCNSTDFKKRLCDIVWTDALLPEQFENEWGVILADFDLLNHEWLQSMYQIRDTWIPAYYRDQHMSGLMRTSSRSESENHFFGQFCNPNCTLVEFLGHFDSAIEAQRHEHRKNDHDTRHTNPKNFCKRTAIHKCAVGKWEDREDNFVNFFVKDFSQACTTFFQVMMRQLDMTVSCSCNRQFPERYIMRRWTREAVPNSVSGAILGISESDDRYQQVNGVVREITRSAESLINRLVYNFDALCAFRDHVVQYQSTADQAVVNAPPRSRRDRLAEITGYTQETPVTVRMPKTVRFKGMGKPSRMKSNREIAIIQSAKKKKGRECGNCKRQGHNRRTCSFPARENADDSSESDEADLEGDDEEELEDVAGEGDDEEELEDEEQE encoded by the exons ATGGAGTCCGGCGATGCAG ATATTCCTACATACCAGCCCGTTGGTAATGTTCAGGTGTCCCCAAATTCTGGAAGGAGGACATTTATTCCAGATGTTGATGATTTGATTAAACCTCAGATGCATATGACGTTTGATTCGCtggaaaatgcttttcttttttaCCAAAGATATGCTAAGGCGGGAGGTTTCACAGCTAGGAAGGGTACTCAATACGAGCCTCGAAAGGGTGTAATACTTAATAAATGGTTCGTATGCTCAAAAGAGGGTACTAAACCCTTAAAGGCGATTGACTCGACTCAGGAAGCTGGTAGTTCTAATGTTAACTCGAAGTCTAAGATTACTCGCAGGGTTCCTTCTATAAGGACTGGATGTGAAGCGTGCATTCGGGTTAAGTTAATAACTCCGGATAATCTTTACGTGGTTTATTACTTCGAGGAGTCGCATAATCACTCATTTGTTGCTGAAGATGACAGATACTTGCTTCCTGAAAACAGATCTATGAATTACGTACAGGAAGAAGCCGTGAATGCTTTGAGTGCCATAAACGTTGGTCCAGTTAGAGCGTTTAACATTATGAGGACTCTTTATGGAGGTTTCGATAAGGTAGGCGCAACTAAAGTTGACTTCAAGAACTTCAAGAGAGACTTAAATAGGTATATAGCTGAGTACGATGCTGACATGGTTATCAAACGCCTAAGAAGGAAGAAAGAATTTATGCCCAATTTCTCTATGGAATACCTTACAACTGCCGAGGGCGTTTTACGTGCGTTGTTCTGGGCCGATGGTGATACAAAGAGaaattttaatatttttgggGATGTTGTGTCGTTTGATGCTACTTATCGTCGTAACAA gtACAATATGATGTTTGTACCTTTTACCGGCGTTGACAATCACTATCGTAATGTTACCTTGGGTGCTGCTATTATAGGGGATGAAACTACCGAAACATATAGCTGGTTGCTCAACGCATTTCGGCAGGCGTTTGGGCGCGCACCACCTGTGATTGTAACTGATCAAGACCCAGCGATGAGGAAAGCTATTCAAGATACTTGGCCTGAAAGTAGGCACAGGCTTTGCATGTGGCATATAATGGAGAAACTCACTACCAAG GTTGGCGCCAACCTATGCAATAGCACTGATTTTAAGAAGAGGCTGTGTGATATTGTTTGGACCGATGCCTTACTGCCAGAACAGTTTGAAAATGAATGGGGTGTTATATTGGCTGATTTTGATTTGCTGAATCATGAATGGTTACAGTCAATGTATCAGATTAGGGATACATGGATCCCTGCGTATTATCGCGATCAACACATGTCTGGGCTGATGCGTACCTCATCACGTTCGGAGAGTGAGAACCATTTCTTTGGGCAGTTTTGCAACCCGAATTGTACCCTTGTTGAATTCTTGGGGCATTTTGATTCTGCAATCGAAGCCCAAAGACACGAGCACAGGAAGAATGATCACGATACTAGGCACACGAACCCCAAAAATTTTTGCAAAAGA ACAGCCATTCACAAGTGTGCTGTTGGAAAATGGGAGGATAGAGAGGATAACTTTGTGAACTTCTTTGTGAAGGACTTTTCTCAAGCGTGTACTACATTTTTTCAG GTTATGATGCGGCAGCTAGACATGACCGTTAGTTGCTCATGCAATAG GCAGTTCCCTGAAAGGTACATAATGCGACGGTGGACAAGGGAAGCTGTTCCTAACAGTGTGTCGGGAGCGATATTGGGGATTAGTGAAAGTGATGATCGGTACCAGCAAGTTAATGGTGTTGTAAGGGAGATAACAAGGTCAGCCGAGTCTCTTATTAACAGGTTGGTTTATAACTTTGATGCGTTGTGCGCTTTTAGGGACCATGTTGTCCAGTATCAATCGACCGCTGATCAGGCAGTCGTAAACGCTCCCCCTAGGAGTCGTCGCGATAGGTTAGCTGAAATAACTGGATACACGCAAGAAACACCTGTAACTGTTCGTATGCCGAAAACCGTTAGATTTAAAGGTATGGGCAAACCTTCCAGAATGAAGAGTAATCGTGAAATTGCCATTATTCAATCTGCGAAGAAAAAAAAGGGTCGCGAATGTGGCAATTGCAAACGTCAGGGGCATAATAGACGTACCTGCTCGTTCCCGGCAAGGGAAAATGCCGACGACTCCTCAGAAAGTGATGAAGCGGATCTTGAAGGAGACGACGAAGAGGAGCTAGAAGATGTGGCGGGTGAAGGAGACGACGAAGAGGAGCTAGAAGATGAAGAGCAAGAGTAG
- the LOC110871735 gene encoding inactive leucine-rich repeat receptor-like serine/threonine-protein kinase At1g60630 isoform X3, translated as MGQMGQHWCVLFLILLWFQCAISGGDKEALLGLKSSIDPSNSLHWNGNNFCKWDGVRECLRGRVSKLVLENLNLKGTLDSRFLNQLDQIRVLSFKQNSIFGKIPDLSGLKNLKSVYFSYNNFSGEFPASLTTLHRLKTIVLSGNHLSGEIPDSLLNVKRLYAFYVDDNNFTESPPEKKSDTAAVTAASGSGGGGGVASGSGKNGGSGFAAEGDEGVGKLVFFFAGDSPEMSYSLEDLLKASAETLGRGTVGSTYKAVMESGFIVTVKRLKDARYPRVEEFRRHVDVIGRLRHQNLVPLRAYFQAKEERLLVYDYFPNGSLFSLIHGSRTSAGGKPLHWTSCLKIAEDLATGLLYIHQNPGLTHGNLKSSNVLLGSDFESCLTDYGLMSFRNPDFPEESSASSLFYRAPECRDPRKPITQQADVYSFGVLLLELLTGKTPYQDLVLEHGSDIPKWVKSVRDEETESGDEPTSSGNETSEEKLTALLNIAMACISLVPENRPVMKEVLRMIRETRAEAAHVSSNSSDHSPGRWSDTVQSLPRDEHLSI; from the exons ATGGGTCAAATGGGTCAACACTGGTGTGTTTTGTTTCTTATTCTTTTATGGTTTCAATGTGCAATAAGTGGCGGTGATAAAGAAGCACTTTTGGGGCTAAAATCATCTATTGACCCATCAAACTCTCTTCACTGGAATGGAAACAATTTCTGCAAATGGGATGGTGTTAGAGAATGCTTACGTGGCAGAGTGTCAAAActtgttcttgaaaatttgaatttaaaaggCACATTAGATTCAAGATTTCTCAACCAATTAGATCAGATTAGAGTTTTGAGCTTCAAACAAAACTCAATCTTTGGCAAAATCCCAGATCTTTCAGGGTTAAAAAACCTTAAATCAGTTTACTTTTCTTACAACAACTTTTCCGGCGAGTTTCCGGCGTCTTTAACCACTCTCCACCGCCTCAAAACCATCGTACTCTCCGGCAACCATCTCTCCGGCGAGATTCCAGATTCACTCCTCAATGTTAAAAGATTGTATGCTTTTTATGTAGATGACAACAATTTCACAG AATCTCCGCCGGAAAAAAAATCAGACACGGCGGCGGTGACGGCAGCGAGCGGCAGCGGTGGCGGCGGCGGGGTGGCAAGTGGTAGTGGGAAGAATGGTGGAAGTGGGTTTGCGGCGGAAGGTGATGAGGGTGTCGGGAAGCTGGTGTTTTTCTTCGCCGGAGACTCGCCGGAGATGAGTTATAGTTTGGAAGATTTGTTGAAAGCGTCGGCGGAGACGTTGGGGAGAGGGACGGTGGGGAGTACGTATAAGGCGGTGATGGAATCGGGGTTTATTGTGACGGTGAAACGGTTGAAAGATGCGAGGTATCCAAGGGTGGAAGAGTTTCGGAGACACGTGGACGTCATCGGACGGTTGAGGCATCAGAATTTAGTGCCCCTACGGGCTTATTTTCAAGCTAAGGAGGAACGGTTGCTGGTTTACGATTATTTCCCCAATGGGAGCCTTTTCTCTCTCATACACG GATCAAGAACATCTGCTGGCGGGAAGCCACTTCATTGGACATCATGCCTTAAGATCGCGGAGGACTTGGCTACCGGACTTCTATACATCCACCAAAATCCCGGCCTAACCCATGGAAACTTAAAATCTTCCAATGTCCTCTTAGGTTCCGATTTCGAATCATGCCTCACCGATTACGGGTTAATGTCATTCAGAAACCCCGATTTCCCCGAAGAATCAAGCGCTTCGTCCCTCTTCTACCGTGCCCCAGAATGTCGTGATCCACGAAAACCGATCACCCAGCAAGCGGATGTCTACAGCTTCGGGGTCCTCCTGTTAGAGCTTCTCACAGGAAAAACACCATACCAGGACCTTGTTTTGGAACACGGGTCGGATATCCCTAAATGGGTCAAATCTGTTAGAGACGAAGAAACGGAGTCGGGTGACGAGCCAACATCCTCGGGGAACGAGACGTCGGAGGAGAAGCTCACGGCTCTTTTGAACATTGCAATGGCTTGCATTTCACTTGTTCCGGAAAATAGGCCGGTTATGAAGGAGGTGTTGAGGATGATTAGAGAAACGAGAGCGGAAGCAGCTCATGTGTCGTCGAATAGCAGTGATCATTCACCGGGAAGATGGTCGGATACGGTCCAGAGTTTGCCGCGAGATGAACATTTGAGCATATGA
- the LOC118479546 gene encoding uncharacterized protein LOC118479546 produces MVSQYGTPPVYSQEEKDSEEDMATNLDDALKEFEDCVEKIQNAMREALRLHPNSEKILSRKTSWIATVRKHLKDIADNEEGDVVSEKTPTPVKNTGLLTQGNQSPFSPMTSSVCAEIDELISAIQSIRHPGTQSKAEGIQPVNLQSELDNVATTSSIPDTEQEGNALLQYKLQRPKRNTNLPDVFRSPYVQRVVSLTDKREQLESALASCILSATGNKWDIIFDCPGGVSILRGSFETMYPSLCLDADIISAWAAVLNHEERLRAPGTPARLFCNAGMLVAGNFKGTDEYRSSMFGSRMETILGQADSMDIRNFQMVFVPVLYNTHYILVFFNLAQSQILVIDNIEGDVPINIRYSGYIEKVVNAFCSYVKNHSPAIAKKLRSTSPVSLKFPWQTLYNGTDCGISSCVIWRILKVLLLSPERDITGEVLKDQSIELCDLRIKYLSKILLSDINSMRSKMENEVHEYANKSQHERLENAKTAKDRIELRLSEE; encoded by the exons ATGGTATCACAGTATGGGACGCCGCCCGTCTACTCACAAGAAGAAAAAGATAGTGAAGAG GATATGGCGACAAATCTGGATGATGCACTTAAGGAATTTGAAGATTGCGTTGAGAAGATACAAAATGCAATGAGGGAAGCTTTACGTTTGCACCCCAACAGTGAAAAGATATTGAGTAGGAAAACGTCATGGATTGCGACGGTCCGCAAACATCTAAAGGACATTGCGGATAATGAGGAAGGCGATGTTGTGTCAGAAAAAACCCCCACACCTGTCAAAAACACTGGACTGTTGACACAAGGTAATCAATCTCCTTTCTCGCCCATGACTTCATCAGTTTGCGCAGAAATAGATGAACTGATATCTGCAATACAATCCATACGACACCCAGGCACACAATCGAAAGCTGAGGGGATCCAACCAGTAAACTTGCAAAGTGAACTGGACAACGTCGCAACAACTTCAAGTATTCCAGACACTGAACAGGAAGGAAACGCCTTACTGCAATATAAACTCCAAAGGCCAAAAAGAAACACCAATCTTCCAGATGTTTTCAGGTCACCGTACGTGCAGCGTGTGGTTTCGTTAACAGATAAACGAGAACAATTGGAATCTGCATTGGCTAGCTGTATACTCAGCGCAACGGGAAACAAATG GGATATTATATTCGATTGCCCAGGAGGTGTCTCGATTTTGAGAGGCTCGTTTGAGACGATGTACCCTTCCTTGTGCTTGGATGCAGATATTATATCAGCATGGGCCGCAGTCCTTAACCACGAGGAGCGGTTACGAGCACCGGGTACCCCCGCGAGGCTGTTTTGCAATGCCGGAATGTTG GTGGCAGGCAATTTTAAAGGGACCGATGAATACAGAAGCTCGATGTTCGGTAGCCGGATGGAAACAATACTAGGCCAAGCAGATAGCATGGACATCAGAAACTTCCAAATGGTATTCGTGCCGGTGCTGTATAATACACACTATATACTAGTGTTCTTCAATCTAGCACAATCACAAATATTGGTGATCGACAATATCGAGGGTGATGTCCCTATCAACATACGATACAGCGGCTACATAGAAAAAGTT GTCAATGCATTCTGCTCGTATGTGAAAAACCACTCTCCTGCAATTGCTAAAAAACTGCGATCAACATCACCGGTTAGTCTGAAGTTCCCGTGGCAAACATTGTATAACGGAACAGATTGTGGAATATCGTCATGCGTCATATGGAGAATTTTAAAGGTGTTATT GCTATCGCCAGAGCGAGACATCACGGGGGAGGTGTTGAAAGACCAATCGATAGAACTATGTGACTTGCGAATAAAGTACTTATCAAAAATCTTGTTAAGTGACATAAACTCAATGCGGTCTAAAATGGAGAATGAAGTACATGAGTACGCAAATAAGAGTCAACATGAAAGACTGGAAAATGCTAAGACTGCAAAGGACAGGATCGAGTTACGATTGTCAGAAGAATAG
- the LOC110871735 gene encoding inactive leucine-rich repeat receptor-like serine/threonine-protein kinase At1g60630 isoform X2, which yields MGQMGQHWCVLFLILLWFQCAISGGDKEALLGLKSSIDPSNSLHWNGNNFCKWDGVRECLRGRVSKLVLENLNLKGTLDSRFLNQLDQIRVLSFKQNSIFGKIPDLSGLKNLKSVYFSYNNFSGEFPASLTTLHRLKTIVLSGNHLSGEIPDSLLNVKRLYAFYVDDNNFTVICLKKRKKESPPEKKSDTAAVTAASGSGGGGGVASGSGKNGGSGFAAEGDEGVGKLVFFFAGDSPEMSYSLEDLLKASAETLGRGTVGSTYKAVMESGFIVTVKRLKDARYPRVEEFRRHVDVIGRLRHQNLVPLRAYFQAKEERLLVYDYFPNGSLFSLIHGSRTSAGGKPLHWTSCLKIAEDLATGLLYIHQNPGLTHGNLKSSNVLLGSDFESCLTDYGLMSFRNPDFPEESSASSLFYRAPECRDPRKPITQQADVYSFGVLLLELLTGKTPYQDLVLEHGSDIPKWVKSVRDEETESGDEPTSSGNETSEEKLTALLNIAMACISLVPENRPVMKEVLRMIRETRAEAAHVSSNSSDHSPGRWSDTVQSLPRDEHLSI from the exons ATGGGTCAAATGGGTCAACACTGGTGTGTTTTGTTTCTTATTCTTTTATGGTTTCAATGTGCAATAAGTGGCGGTGATAAAGAAGCACTTTTGGGGCTAAAATCATCTATTGACCCATCAAACTCTCTTCACTGGAATGGAAACAATTTCTGCAAATGGGATGGTGTTAGAGAATGCTTACGTGGCAGAGTGTCAAAActtgttcttgaaaatttgaatttaaaaggCACATTAGATTCAAGATTTCTCAACCAATTAGATCAGATTAGAGTTTTGAGCTTCAAACAAAACTCAATCTTTGGCAAAATCCCAGATCTTTCAGGGTTAAAAAACCTTAAATCAGTTTACTTTTCTTACAACAACTTTTCCGGCGAGTTTCCGGCGTCTTTAACCACTCTCCACCGCCTCAAAACCATCGTACTCTCCGGCAACCATCTCTCCGGCGAGATTCCAGATTCACTCCTCAATGTTAAAAGATTGTATGCTTTTTATGTAGATGACAACAATTTCACAG TTATCTGCTTAAAAAAACGCAAAAAAGAATCTCCGCCGGAAAAAAAATCAGACACGGCGGCGGTGACGGCAGCGAGCGGCAGCGGTGGCGGCGGCGGGGTGGCAAGTGGTAGTGGGAAGAATGGTGGAAGTGGGTTTGCGGCGGAAGGTGATGAGGGTGTCGGGAAGCTGGTGTTTTTCTTCGCCGGAGACTCGCCGGAGATGAGTTATAGTTTGGAAGATTTGTTGAAAGCGTCGGCGGAGACGTTGGGGAGAGGGACGGTGGGGAGTACGTATAAGGCGGTGATGGAATCGGGGTTTATTGTGACGGTGAAACGGTTGAAAGATGCGAGGTATCCAAGGGTGGAAGAGTTTCGGAGACACGTGGACGTCATCGGACGGTTGAGGCATCAGAATTTAGTGCCCCTACGGGCTTATTTTCAAGCTAAGGAGGAACGGTTGCTGGTTTACGATTATTTCCCCAATGGGAGCCTTTTCTCTCTCATACACG GATCAAGAACATCTGCTGGCGGGAAGCCACTTCATTGGACATCATGCCTTAAGATCGCGGAGGACTTGGCTACCGGACTTCTATACATCCACCAAAATCCCGGCCTAACCCATGGAAACTTAAAATCTTCCAATGTCCTCTTAGGTTCCGATTTCGAATCATGCCTCACCGATTACGGGTTAATGTCATTCAGAAACCCCGATTTCCCCGAAGAATCAAGCGCTTCGTCCCTCTTCTACCGTGCCCCAGAATGTCGTGATCCACGAAAACCGATCACCCAGCAAGCGGATGTCTACAGCTTCGGGGTCCTCCTGTTAGAGCTTCTCACAGGAAAAACACCATACCAGGACCTTGTTTTGGAACACGGGTCGGATATCCCTAAATGGGTCAAATCTGTTAGAGACGAAGAAACGGAGTCGGGTGACGAGCCAACATCCTCGGGGAACGAGACGTCGGAGGAGAAGCTCACGGCTCTTTTGAACATTGCAATGGCTTGCATTTCACTTGTTCCGGAAAATAGGCCGGTTATGAAGGAGGTGTTGAGGATGATTAGAGAAACGAGAGCGGAAGCAGCTCATGTGTCGTCGAATAGCAGTGATCATTCACCGGGAAGATGGTCGGATACGGTCCAGAGTTTGCCGCGAGATGAACATTTGAGCATATGA
- the LOC110871735 gene encoding inactive leucine-rich repeat receptor-like serine/threonine-protein kinase At1g60630 isoform X1: MGQMGQHWCVLFLILLWFQCAISGGDKEALLGLKSSIDPSNSLHWNGNNFCKWDGVRECLRGRVSKLVLENLNLKGTLDSRFLNQLDQIRVLSFKQNSIFGKIPDLSGLKNLKSVYFSYNNFSGEFPASLTTLHRLKTIVLSGNHLSGEIPDSLLNVKRLYAFYVDDNNFTGNIPPLNQSGLKLLNLSNNQLSGQIPATPVLLKFNSTSFSGNVGLCGDAFNIPCSLSPPPSLSPASPPPPAGKSHHRKTRNIVIIASSVGGFLLLCILITLLVICLKKRKKESPPEKKSDTAAVTAASGSGGGGGVASGSGKNGGSGFAAEGDEGVGKLVFFFAGDSPEMSYSLEDLLKASAETLGRGTVGSTYKAVMESGFIVTVKRLKDARYPRVEEFRRHVDVIGRLRHQNLVPLRAYFQAKEERLLVYDYFPNGSLFSLIHGSRTSAGGKPLHWTSCLKIAEDLATGLLYIHQNPGLTHGNLKSSNVLLGSDFESCLTDYGLMSFRNPDFPEESSASSLFYRAPECRDPRKPITQQADVYSFGVLLLELLTGKTPYQDLVLEHGSDIPKWVKSVRDEETESGDEPTSSGNETSEEKLTALLNIAMACISLVPENRPVMKEVLRMIRETRAEAAHVSSNSSDHSPGRWSDTVQSLPRDEHLSI, from the exons ATGGGTCAAATGGGTCAACACTGGTGTGTTTTGTTTCTTATTCTTTTATGGTTTCAATGTGCAATAAGTGGCGGTGATAAAGAAGCACTTTTGGGGCTAAAATCATCTATTGACCCATCAAACTCTCTTCACTGGAATGGAAACAATTTCTGCAAATGGGATGGTGTTAGAGAATGCTTACGTGGCAGAGTGTCAAAActtgttcttgaaaatttgaatttaaaaggCACATTAGATTCAAGATTTCTCAACCAATTAGATCAGATTAGAGTTTTGAGCTTCAAACAAAACTCAATCTTTGGCAAAATCCCAGATCTTTCAGGGTTAAAAAACCTTAAATCAGTTTACTTTTCTTACAACAACTTTTCCGGCGAGTTTCCGGCGTCTTTAACCACTCTCCACCGCCTCAAAACCATCGTACTCTCCGGCAACCATCTCTCCGGCGAGATTCCAGATTCACTCCTCAATGTTAAAAGATTGTATGCTTTTTATGTAGATGACAACAATTTCACAGGTAACATCCCACCTTTGAACCAATCCGGTTTAAAACTATTGAATTTATCAAATAATCAactttccggccaaattccggcgaCCCCTGTTTTACTCAAATTCAATTCCACCTCATTTTCCGGCAATGTGGGTCTATGCGGCGATGCATTTAACATCCCATGCAGTTTATCCCCTCCCCCATCTTTATCTCCGGCGAGTCCGCCACCACCCGCCGGAAAATCACATCACCGGAAAACTAGAAATATAGTTATAATAGCCAGTTCTGTCGGTGGGTTTTTGTTATTATGTATTTTAATCACATTATTAGTTATCTGCTTAAAAAAACGCAAAAAAGAATCTCCGCCGGAAAAAAAATCAGACACGGCGGCGGTGACGGCAGCGAGCGGCAGCGGTGGCGGCGGCGGGGTGGCAAGTGGTAGTGGGAAGAATGGTGGAAGTGGGTTTGCGGCGGAAGGTGATGAGGGTGTCGGGAAGCTGGTGTTTTTCTTCGCCGGAGACTCGCCGGAGATGAGTTATAGTTTGGAAGATTTGTTGAAAGCGTCGGCGGAGACGTTGGGGAGAGGGACGGTGGGGAGTACGTATAAGGCGGTGATGGAATCGGGGTTTATTGTGACGGTGAAACGGTTGAAAGATGCGAGGTATCCAAGGGTGGAAGAGTTTCGGAGACACGTGGACGTCATCGGACGGTTGAGGCATCAGAATTTAGTGCCCCTACGGGCTTATTTTCAAGCTAAGGAGGAACGGTTGCTGGTTTACGATTATTTCCCCAATGGGAGCCTTTTCTCTCTCATACACG GATCAAGAACATCTGCTGGCGGGAAGCCACTTCATTGGACATCATGCCTTAAGATCGCGGAGGACTTGGCTACCGGACTTCTATACATCCACCAAAATCCCGGCCTAACCCATGGAAACTTAAAATCTTCCAATGTCCTCTTAGGTTCCGATTTCGAATCATGCCTCACCGATTACGGGTTAATGTCATTCAGAAACCCCGATTTCCCCGAAGAATCAAGCGCTTCGTCCCTCTTCTACCGTGCCCCAGAATGTCGTGATCCACGAAAACCGATCACCCAGCAAGCGGATGTCTACAGCTTCGGGGTCCTCCTGTTAGAGCTTCTCACAGGAAAAACACCATACCAGGACCTTGTTTTGGAACACGGGTCGGATATCCCTAAATGGGTCAAATCTGTTAGAGACGAAGAAACGGAGTCGGGTGACGAGCCAACATCCTCGGGGAACGAGACGTCGGAGGAGAAGCTCACGGCTCTTTTGAACATTGCAATGGCTTGCATTTCACTTGTTCCGGAAAATAGGCCGGTTATGAAGGAGGTGTTGAGGATGATTAGAGAAACGAGAGCGGAAGCAGCTCATGTGTCGTCGAATAGCAGTGATCATTCACCGGGAAGATGGTCGGATACGGTCCAGAGTTTGCCGCGAGATGAACATTTGAGCATATGA